A genomic segment from Aegilops tauschii subsp. strangulata cultivar AL8/78 chromosome 1, Aet v6.0, whole genome shotgun sequence encodes:
- the LOC109732244 gene encoding protein ESMERALDA 1 isoform X1, giving the protein MQGQQVYSRLGSFGGAAGTPSPPPPPSPVRGAGRRTPGKAGAARGSQEAAAAAASAGAAGWGAAARRAARALLAALLRRQAVFLFAPLLYVAAMLLYMGSLPLDVVPRIITRSAPGSVYRSPQLYARLRPDMDADNSTDALATVWRQTYKGGVWRPCIHNLTNSLPESNGYIYVEANGGLNQQRTSICNAVAIAGFLNATLIIPNFHFHSIWKDPSKFRDIYDEEHFVKRLQNDVRVVNKAPDFIMERFGHNLSNVFNFKIKAWSSSTYYKDVVLPKLVEERFIRISPFANRLSFDAPPVVQRLRCLVNFEALKFSNPIATLSETLISRMRERSAESNGKYIAVHLRFEEDMVAFSCCVYDGGDEEKKEMDVAREIGWRGKFTRRGKVIRPGIIRMNGKCPLTPLEVGLMLRGMGFNNKTAIYLASGKIYKSEKTMAPLLEMFPLLQTKETLASDEELAPFKNFSSRMAALDYSVCTYSEVFVTTQGGNFPHFLMGHRRYLYGGHSKTIKPDKRRLAILFDNPRIGWKSLKRHLLNMRAHSDAKGVEMKRPNESIYTFPCPDCMCRLNKTTHSKPIHTR; this is encoded by the exons ATGCAGGGCCAGCAGGTGTACAGCCGCCTCGGGAGCTTCGGCGGGGCGGCGGGCACGCCgtccccgcccccgcccccgtcCCCCGTGCGCGGCGCGGGGAGGCGGACGCCGGGGAAGGCGGGCGCGGCGAGGGGGTcccaggaggcggcggcggcggcggcgtcggcggggGCCGCCGGGTGGGGCGCCGCGGCCAGGCGGGCGGCGCGGGCGCTGCTCGCCGCGCTGCTGCGGAGGCAGGCCGTCTTCCTCTTCGCGCCGCTGCTCTACGTCGCCGCCATGCTGCTCTACATGGGCTCGCTCCCGCTCGACGTCGTGCCGCGGATCATCACGCGCTCCGCGCCCGGCTCCGTCTACCGCAGCCCCCAGCTGTACGCGCGCCTCCGCCCCGACATGGACGCCGACAACTCCACCGACGCG TTAGCAACTGTATGGAGGCAAACTTACAAAGGTGGTGTCTGGCGACCTTGCATACACAATCTGACAAACA GTTTGCCTGAATCAAATGGCTACATATATGTGGAGGCAAATGGTGGTTTGAATCAACAAAGGACATCG ATATGCAATGCGGTTGCTATTGCTGGTTTTCTAAATGCTACTCTTATTATTCCGAATTTccatttccacagcatttggaaGGATCCAAG CAAATTCCGCGATATTTATGATGAAGAACACTTTGTAAAACGTCTACAGAATGATGTTCGAGTAGTTAACAAAGCGCCTGATTTTATAATGGAGCGTTTTGGTCACAATCTAAGCAATGTATTCAATTTCAAGATAAAGGCTTGGTCTTCTAGTACATACTACAAAGATGTTGTTCTTCCGAAGTTAGTTGAAGAAAG ATTCATCCGAATTTCTCCTTTTGCAAACCGACTCTCATTCGATGCCCCACCTGTTGTTCAACGGTTGAGATGCTTGGTGAATTTTGAAGCTTTAAAATTTTCAAACCCAATTGCTACTCTATCGGAGACTTTAATTTCTCGAATGAGAGAAAGAAGTGCTGAAAGCAATGGGAAATATATCGCAGTGCATCTTCGTTTTGAGGAG GATATGGTTGCCTTCTCATGTTGTGTATATGATGGTGGTgacgaggagaagaaggaaatggATGTGGCCAGAGAAATAGGTTGGCGAGGGAAGTTTACAAGGAGAGGGAAGGTAATAAGGCCAGGAATTATAAGAATGAACGGGAAATGTCCACTTACACCTTTGGAG GTTGGATTAATGCTTCGTGGGATGGGTTTCAACAATAAGACGGCAATTTATTTGGCCTCTGGAAAGATTTACAAATCAGAGAAAACCATGGCTCCTCTTCTTGAAATGTTTCCTCTTCTACAGACAAAAGAAACACTAGCATCAGATGAGGAACTTGCTCCATTTAAG AATTTCTCCTCAAGGATGGCTGCACTAGATTATAGTGTTTGCACCTATAGTGAAGTTTTCGTGACCACACAAGGTGGAAATTTCCCTCATTTTCTTATGGGACACAGAAGATACTTGTATGGTGGACATTCAAAGACAATTAAGCCAGACAAAAGAAGGCTGGCCATACTCTTTGATAATCCACGTATCGG ATGGAAGTCATTGAAACGTCACTTACTCAACATGAGAGCACACAGTGATGCCAAAGGGGTCGAGATGAAAAGACCAAATGAATCGATATACACATTTCCATGTCCTGACTGCATGTGCCGCTTGAACAAAACAACGCATTCGAAACCCATACACACTAGATAG
- the LOC109732244 gene encoding protein ESMERALDA 1 isoform X2, with protein sequence MERFGHNLSNVFNFKIKAWSSSTYYKDVVLPKLVEERFIRISPFANRLSFDAPPVVQRLRCLVNFEALKFSNPIATLSETLISRMRERSAESNGKYIAVHLRFEEDMVAFSCCVYDGGDEEKKEMDVAREIGWRGKFTRRGKVIRPGIIRMNGKCPLTPLEVGLMLRGMGFNNKTAIYLASGKIYKSEKTMAPLLEMFPLLQTKETLASDEELAPFKNFSSRMAALDYSVCTYSEVFVTTQGGNFPHFLMGHRRYLYGGHSKTIKPDKRRLAILFDNPRIGWKSLKRHLLNMRAHSDAKGVEMKRPNESIYTFPCPDCMCRLNKTTHSKPIHTR encoded by the exons ATGGAGCGTTTTGGTCACAATCTAAGCAATGTATTCAATTTCAAGATAAAGGCTTGGTCTTCTAGTACATACTACAAAGATGTTGTTCTTCCGAAGTTAGTTGAAGAAAG ATTCATCCGAATTTCTCCTTTTGCAAACCGACTCTCATTCGATGCCCCACCTGTTGTTCAACGGTTGAGATGCTTGGTGAATTTTGAAGCTTTAAAATTTTCAAACCCAATTGCTACTCTATCGGAGACTTTAATTTCTCGAATGAGAGAAAGAAGTGCTGAAAGCAATGGGAAATATATCGCAGTGCATCTTCGTTTTGAGGAG GATATGGTTGCCTTCTCATGTTGTGTATATGATGGTGGTgacgaggagaagaaggaaatggATGTGGCCAGAGAAATAGGTTGGCGAGGGAAGTTTACAAGGAGAGGGAAGGTAATAAGGCCAGGAATTATAAGAATGAACGGGAAATGTCCACTTACACCTTTGGAG GTTGGATTAATGCTTCGTGGGATGGGTTTCAACAATAAGACGGCAATTTATTTGGCCTCTGGAAAGATTTACAAATCAGAGAAAACCATGGCTCCTCTTCTTGAAATGTTTCCTCTTCTACAGACAAAAGAAACACTAGCATCAGATGAGGAACTTGCTCCATTTAAG AATTTCTCCTCAAGGATGGCTGCACTAGATTATAGTGTTTGCACCTATAGTGAAGTTTTCGTGACCACACAAGGTGGAAATTTCCCTCATTTTCTTATGGGACACAGAAGATACTTGTATGGTGGACATTCAAAGACAATTAAGCCAGACAAAAGAAGGCTGGCCATACTCTTTGATAATCCACGTATCGG ATGGAAGTCATTGAAACGTCACTTACTCAACATGAGAGCACACAGTGATGCCAAAGGGGTCGAGATGAAAAGACCAAATGAATCGATATACACATTTCCATGTCCTGACTGCATGTGCCGCTTGAACAAAACAACGCATTCGAAACCCATACACACTAGATAG
- the LOC109732246 gene encoding fasciclin-like arabinogalactan protein 4 — MRGQGQISRRLVVLVVVAGLLLAPAAAVDVQAVLAPFPDLAGFARLLASSPVARELAGRSSLTLLAVPNADLPQSPSAFAAAAGADLADVLRYHVLLEYLSPADLRRLPATGKLVTTLFQTTGRASADLGAVNVTAAGPSLGVVRSPAPFPGSNATVLGSVTSVPYNLSVLAVDGLIVPSGFDLAASESRPPAAVNITRVLADARGFNVAASMLEASGVAEEFEGDERGAGITVFVPTDDAFASLPAGDRLQSLPADRKAVVLRFHVLHSYYPLGSLESIVNPLQPTLATEYASQAGRFTLNITRSNGSVAIDTGVVQATITRTVFDQNPVAVFAVSKVLLPKEMFTRADSAAVVAAALPPPPAASNSMPPEPPESARRPPTKLSSPPALRGGARNDTAVSPPSSSTAKATAIGRWCIELLYVLPVLLPLV, encoded by the coding sequence atgcGGGGGCAGGGGCAGATCTCCCGCCGGCTGGTCGTCCTTGTAGTGGTGGCCGGGCTGCTGCTGGCGCCGGCCGCTGCCGTGGACGTCCAGGCGGTGCTCGCGCCGTTCCCCGACCTCGCCGGCTTCGCGCGCCTGCTCGCGTCCAGCCCCGTGGCCCGGGAGCTGGCCGGGCGGTCCTCACTGACGCTGCTCGCCGTGCCCAACGCCGACCTCCCGCAGTCGCCCTCGGCGTTCGCGGCCGCCGCGGGCGCCGACCTCGCCGACGTGCTCCGCTACCACGTCCTCCTCGAGTACCTCTCCCCCGCCGACCTCCGCCGCCTCCCGGCCACCGGGAAGCTGGTCACCACGCTGTTCCAGACCACCGGCCGCGCCTCCGCCGACCTCGGCGCCGTCAACGTCACGGCCGCCGGGCCCAGCCTGGGCGTCGTTCGCTCGCCGGCGCCCTTCCCCGGGTCCAACGCCACCGTGCTCGGCTCCGTCACCTCCGTGCCGTACAACCTGAGCGTGCTGGCCGTGGACGGGCTCATCGTGCCCTCCGGCTTCGACCTGGCGGCGTCCGagtcccggccccccgccgccgtcAACATCACCCGCGTCCTCGCCGACGCGCGCGGGTTCAACGTGGCGGCGTCCATGCTGGAGGCGTCCGGCGTGGCGGAGGAGTTCGAGGGCGACGAGCGCGGCGCGGGCATCACGGTGTTCGTCCCCACCGACGACGCCTTCGCCAGCCTCCCCGCCGGCGACCGGCTCCAGTCCCTCCCCGCCGACCGCAAGGCGGTGGTGCTCCGCTTCCACGTCCTCCACTCCTACTACCCGCTGGGGTCGCTGGAGTCGATCGTGAACCCGCTGCAGCCGACCCTGGCCACCGAGTACGCCAGCCAGGCCGGCCGCTTCACCCTCAACATCACCCGCTCCAACGGCTCCGTGGCCATCGACACCGGCGTCGTGCAGGCCACCATCACGCGCACCGTCTTCGACCAGAACCCCGTGGCCGTCTTCGCCGTCTCCAAGGTGCTCCTCCCCAAGGAGATGTTCACCAGGGCCGACTCGGCCGCCGTCGTCGCGGCGGCCCTGCCGCCCCCGCCGGCCGCCTCGAACTCGatgccgccggagccgcccgagaGCGCGCGGAGGCCGCCGACGAAGCTGTCCTCGCCGCCCGCGCTGCGCGGCGGGGCCAGGAACGACACTGCGGtttcgccgccgtcgtcgtcgacGGCAAAGGCAACAGCAATTGGGCGGTGGTGTATAGAATTGTTGTATGTACTACCAGTACTGCTGCCTCTGGTATGA